The following coding sequences lie in one Candidatus Eremiobacterota bacterium genomic window:
- a CDS encoding molybdopterin-dependent oxidoreductase, whose product MSAPYLRLTHPLVRDGAGLRRASWDEALERAAAGLRDARDRGGTHAFGMFSCSKATNEMNYIAQKFTRSVMGSNNIDSCNRTUHAPSVVGLTAVFGAGGGTSSYEEIERTDLIVLWGSNARETHPIFFHHALRGIRNGAKLYVVDPRRTASAQWADGWLGLDVGSDIVLANAIGREIVTSGLENRAFIERATTGFDEFRAGVEPYTLEYAEKITGVSATLIAEMAHAYARAPRAQLCWTLGVTEHHNAVDNVRALINLALLCGHVGRYGAGVNPLRGQNNVQGGGDMGAIPNKFPGGQDVEELKFIEKFERAWHASLPRRRGWNLTEMFAAIERGELDTLYIIGENPAQSEADQKHAIELLRRLKTTIVQDIFLTKTGELADVVFPASASWCESEGTVTSSERRVQRCRKALAPPGEARDDVTILCDLARRLGHDWPPYTPQQVWDECRSLSPWHAGMSYARLEQLGGLQWPCYDDDHPGEQFLHARLWEEPLRGERAAFAVVEHDPPVEALDDAYPIRLTTGRRLDSFNTGVQSGGYSSPMRRGETLDISREDARRYGVAEGGRVRVSSRRGSIVVPIRIDPGLRSGLVFTTFHHNDDAATNLLTIDATDPKSGTAEFKACAVRIEPV is encoded by the coding sequence ATGAGCGCACCTTATCTTCGGTTAACGCATCCGCTCGTGCGCGATGGCGCCGGTCTGCGCCGCGCGAGCTGGGACGAGGCGCTGGAAAGAGCCGCAGCGGGACTGCGCGACGCGCGAGACCGCGGCGGCACGCACGCATTCGGGATGTTTAGCTGCTCGAAGGCGACCAATGAGATGAACTATATCGCGCAAAAGTTTACTCGGTCGGTCATGGGCAGCAACAATATCGATAGCTGCAACCGTACTTGACACGCCCCCAGCGTCGTCGGTCTGACGGCGGTTTTCGGGGCAGGCGGTGGCACGAGCTCCTACGAGGAGATCGAGCGAACCGACCTGATCGTGCTCTGGGGATCGAATGCTCGCGAGACGCATCCGATTTTCTTTCACCACGCGTTGCGCGGCATTCGCAATGGCGCGAAACTCTACGTCGTCGATCCTCGCCGAACCGCCAGTGCGCAATGGGCCGACGGCTGGCTCGGACTCGACGTCGGATCCGACATCGTGCTTGCCAATGCGATCGGTCGCGAAATCGTGACGTCGGGCTTAGAGAATCGCGCGTTTATCGAACGCGCCACGACGGGTTTCGACGAGTTTCGTGCCGGGGTCGAACCATACACGCTCGAGTATGCGGAAAAGATAACGGGCGTTTCGGCTACCCTTATTGCCGAAATGGCCCACGCGTACGCGCGCGCGCCACGCGCTCAACTTTGCTGGACGCTTGGAGTCACCGAGCACCATAATGCAGTCGACAACGTCCGCGCACTCATCAACCTCGCCTTGCTTTGCGGTCACGTCGGACGATACGGTGCGGGCGTCAATCCGCTGCGCGGCCAGAACAACGTTCAGGGCGGTGGCGACATGGGCGCAATCCCGAACAAATTTCCGGGTGGCCAAGACGTCGAGGAACTCAAATTCATCGAAAAATTCGAACGCGCGTGGCACGCGAGCCTACCGCGCCGGCGCGGTTGGAACTTGACCGAGATGTTCGCGGCCATCGAGCGCGGCGAGCTCGACACGCTCTATATCATCGGCGAGAATCCGGCGCAATCCGAGGCGGATCAAAAGCACGCGATCGAACTACTGCGGCGCCTCAAGACCACGATCGTGCAGGATATCTTCTTAACCAAAACCGGCGAGCTTGCCGACGTCGTCTTTCCGGCATCGGCCAGCTGGTGCGAATCCGAGGGAACGGTCACCAGCAGCGAGCGGCGAGTGCAACGTTGCCGCAAGGCCCTCGCGCCCCCGGGGGAAGCGCGCGACGACGTCACGATTCTGTGCGACCTCGCCCGCCGGCTGGGACACGACTGGCCGCCGTATACGCCGCAACAGGTATGGGACGAGTGCCGTTCGCTCTCGCCCTGGCACGCGGGTATGAGCTATGCGCGCCTGGAGCAGCTGGGCGGACTGCAGTGGCCGTGTTACGACGACGACCATCCCGGCGAGCAGTTCCTGCACGCGCGTCTGTGGGAAGAACCATTGCGCGGCGAACGCGCCGCATTTGCGGTCGTTGAGCACGATCCGCCGGTCGAAGCACTCGACGATGCCTACCCCATTCGCTTGACGACCGGACGGCGTTTGGACTCGTTCAATACGGGCGTTCAGAGCGGCGGCTATTCGTCGCCGATGCGGCGCGGCGAAACTCTCGACATCTCCCGCGAAGATGCGCGGCGTTACGGGGTCGCCGAAGGCGGACGCGTTCGAGTCAGTTCTCGCCGAGGCTCGATCGTCGTGCCGATTCGCATCGATCCTGGTTTGCGTTCCGGCTTAGTCTTTACGACATTCCATCACAATGACGACGCGGCAACGAATCTGTTGACGATCGACGCCACCGACCCGAAATCGGGCACCGCCGAATTCAAAGCCTGCGCCGTTCGCATAGAGCCGGTATAG
- a CDS encoding NAD(P)H-dependent oxidoreductase subunit E, producing the protein MDLHFTSARASEGERAAVDAVLGPYGGAAMPRTLLLPVLHALREYVGWISEGAVNYVGERLSVAPADVYGVATFYALFSTKPRAQRVVHVCDDIACMDAGSERIVEGLESSGTSWLRSPCLGLCDRAPAALIETAGDAPTARAVAPATTELLDETSRQTRIGGSPLRLLRRVGTTDAESLEAYRNDGGYCALSTAFELGRAGVIAEIVASKLLGRGGAAFPTGRKMEAVAAAPARPHYLVCNADESEPGTFKDRVLMEDDPFAIVEAMTIAGYAVGCEHAYIYIRGEYPLAAQRVANAAARARASGLLGENVMGSGWAFDLEIRRGAGAYICGEETALFNSIEGKRGEPRNKPPFPVDCGLFGKPTLVNNVETLVNLPIILRDGAAAYAATGTPGSTGTRLFCLAGAVARPGLYEVAHGTTLGALIDLAGGVRDGARMQAILLGGAAGTIVTPQAQTMPLTFEDARAAGATLGSGVVMLFDEHADMAAVVRRIAQFFRDESCGQCVPCRVGTVRQAEALQRLSYGNGARERDILLLGEIGSAMRDASICGLGQTAANAVESAQRNLRIFTADAAP; encoded by the coding sequence ATGGATTTGCACTTCACGTCGGCACGAGCCAGCGAAGGGGAGCGGGCCGCGGTCGATGCGGTGCTCGGGCCGTACGGCGGCGCCGCGATGCCGCGTACGCTCTTACTTCCCGTGCTCCACGCACTGCGAGAATACGTCGGATGGATTAGCGAAGGCGCGGTCAACTACGTCGGCGAGCGACTCTCCGTCGCGCCGGCCGACGTCTACGGCGTTGCGACATTTTACGCGCTCTTTTCGACCAAGCCGCGCGCGCAACGCGTCGTTCACGTCTGCGACGATATCGCCTGCATGGATGCCGGATCGGAGCGAATCGTCGAAGGGCTCGAGTCGTCGGGTACGAGCTGGCTGCGCAGCCCATGTCTTGGGCTCTGCGATCGCGCTCCCGCGGCGCTGATCGAAACGGCGGGCGACGCGCCGACGGCCCGTGCCGTTGCGCCCGCAACGACGGAACTTTTGGACGAAACCTCGAGGCAAACGCGCATCGGCGGATCGCCGCTTCGCCTACTTCGACGCGTCGGCACGACCGATGCGGAGAGCCTCGAGGCGTATCGAAACGACGGCGGCTACTGCGCGCTGAGCACCGCATTCGAGCTTGGAAGGGCAGGGGTCATCGCCGAAATCGTCGCGTCAAAGCTATTAGGCCGGGGCGGCGCTGCCTTTCCGACGGGACGAAAGATGGAAGCAGTTGCCGCAGCGCCGGCACGGCCGCACTACCTCGTCTGCAATGCGGATGAATCCGAACCCGGCACATTCAAAGATCGCGTCCTCATGGAAGACGACCCGTTCGCGATCGTCGAGGCGATGACGATTGCAGGTTATGCCGTCGGTTGCGAGCACGCGTACATCTACATCCGCGGGGAATATCCGCTCGCGGCCCAACGCGTCGCGAACGCAGCGGCGCGGGCGCGCGCGAGCGGTCTGCTGGGCGAGAACGTCATGGGCAGTGGATGGGCGTTCGACCTGGAGATTCGCCGCGGCGCCGGCGCTTATATTTGCGGCGAGGAGACGGCGCTCTTCAACTCCATCGAAGGCAAGCGCGGCGAGCCGCGAAACAAACCGCCGTTTCCGGTGGATTGCGGACTCTTCGGCAAACCAACCCTCGTGAACAATGTCGAGACTCTCGTGAATCTGCCGATCATTCTGCGCGACGGCGCAGCGGCGTACGCAGCGACTGGAACTCCGGGATCCACTGGAACGCGGCTTTTTTGCCTTGCCGGCGCGGTCGCGCGACCGGGACTCTACGAGGTAGCGCACGGGACGACGCTGGGAGCGCTCATCGATCTCGCCGGCGGCGTTCGCGACGGCGCGCGCATGCAAGCGATTTTGCTCGGAGGCGCCGCGGGGACGATCGTCACACCCCAAGCCCAAACCATGCCGCTCACGTTCGAGGATGCGCGCGCCGCGGGCGCGACGCTCGGCTCGGGTGTCGTCATGCTCTTTGACGAGCACGCGGACATGGCCGCGGTGGTGCGGCGGATCGCGCAGTTCTTCCGCGACGAGTCTTGCGGCCAATGCGTTCCATGCCGCGTCGGAACGGTGCGCCAGGCCGAGGCGCTCCAGCGGCTGTCGTACGGCAACGGCGCGCGCGAACGCGACATCCTCTTGTTAGGCGAGATCGGTAGCGCGATGCGCGACGCTTCGATTTGCGGCCTCGGCCAGACCGCAGCAAACGCTGTCGAATCGGCGCAGCGCAACCTTCGGATCTTCACGGCGGACGCGGCGCCGTGA
- a CDS encoding (2Fe-2S)-binding protein, which yields MSTLDLTIDGAPVRVPDGSTILDACKSAGIATPTLCFLESLTPVNACRVCVVELEGSRALVPACARRADNGMVIQTDSPRVRHSRRMVLEFLASSVDLSTAPEALGYCERYGADPQRYGTDAKNVAAPVKIDNALYVRDYGKCILCYKCVEACGADAQNTFAIAVAGRGFDAQISTEFDVELPDSACVYCGNCIGVCPTGALMFSSEYELRQRGEWNEEGQTATDTICSYCGVGCTLTLHVQANQIVKVTSPVENGVTCGHLCVKGRFGYQYVQNRPPDES from the coding sequence GTGAGCACGCTCGATCTTACCATTGACGGCGCCCCGGTGCGGGTACCCGACGGTTCGACGATTCTCGACGCCTGCAAAAGCGCCGGAATCGCTACGCCCACGCTCTGCTTTCTCGAGTCGCTCACGCCCGTCAACGCGTGCCGTGTCTGCGTCGTTGAGCTCGAAGGCTCGCGTGCGCTCGTTCCCGCCTGCGCGCGCCGCGCCGACAACGGCATGGTCATTCAGACCGATTCGCCGCGCGTACGTCATAGCCGAAGAATGGTGCTCGAGTTTCTCGCCTCATCCGTCGACCTCTCGACCGCCCCAGAGGCGCTCGGTTATTGCGAGCGCTACGGCGCCGACCCGCAGCGCTATGGCACCGACGCGAAGAACGTCGCCGCGCCCGTCAAGATCGACAACGCGCTCTACGTGCGTGACTACGGCAAATGCATTCTCTGTTATAAGTGCGTGGAAGCGTGCGGCGCCGACGCGCAAAACACGTTTGCGATCGCCGTTGCCGGACGCGGTTTCGACGCACAAATCTCGACCGAGTTCGACGTCGAGCTCCCCGACTCGGCTTGCGTCTACTGCGGCAACTGTATCGGCGTCTGTCCGACCGGGGCGTTGATGTTTTCGTCGGAATACGAGCTCAGGCAGCGCGGTGAGTGGAACGAAGAGGGACAGACCGCAACCGATACGATCTGCTCGTATTGCGGCGTCGGCTGCACGCTGACCCTCCACGTTCAAGCGAATCAGATCGTGAAGGTGACGTCACCGGTCGAGAACGGCGTTACCTGCGGTCACCTCTGCGTCAAAGGTCGTTTCGGCTATCAATACGTGCAAAATCGACCGCCGGACGAGAGCTAG